In Haloarcula hispanica ATCC 33960, one DNA window encodes the following:
- a CDS encoding LLM class flavin-dependent oxidoreductase, with translation MSANQVFERGDRVGIYLQDKHSLEENVELVQYAEEQGIDEIWQAESRLARDAVSPLGAYAAVTDDIKLGTGVINNWTRNAALIAQSMSTLEELAGPDRIMCGIGAWWDPLAEKVGIDRSGALRAMRECVEVTQDLLDMENVTYDGEFVQMRDVELDVVHGDDGPRTVPVYVGGTGFKMLELTGHFADGALLNYLVSPEYNEKALDALKTGAERGDRSLDDIDRPQLVVCSMDHDQEKALDNARELITQYLGQQPHIMKASGVSQDLIDEVGETIGGWPADKDDIEEGMHLIPDDVVHKLTASGTPEQCREKVREYAETGCQCPILYPLGEDRRLMIDEFADGYL, from the coding sequence ATGAGCGCCAATCAGGTCTTCGAGAGAGGCGACCGTGTCGGGATCTACTTGCAGGACAAACACTCGCTGGAAGAGAACGTGGAACTCGTGCAGTACGCGGAGGAACAGGGGATCGACGAGATCTGGCAGGCCGAATCGCGGCTGGCACGCGACGCCGTGTCCCCGCTCGGCGCGTACGCCGCGGTCACCGACGATATCAAACTCGGGACGGGTGTCATCAACAACTGGACGCGCAACGCGGCGCTGATCGCGCAGTCGATGAGCACGCTCGAAGAACTCGCCGGTCCGGACCGGATCATGTGTGGCATCGGGGCGTGGTGGGACCCGCTGGCCGAGAAAGTCGGCATCGACCGCAGCGGCGCACTGCGGGCGATGCGGGAGTGCGTCGAGGTGACACAGGACCTGCTGGACATGGAGAACGTCACCTACGACGGGGAGTTCGTCCAGATGCGGGACGTGGAACTGGACGTGGTCCACGGCGACGACGGGCCGCGGACCGTCCCGGTCTACGTCGGCGGAACCGGGTTCAAAATGCTGGAACTCACCGGCCACTTCGCCGACGGCGCGCTGCTGAACTACCTCGTCAGCCCGGAGTACAACGAGAAGGCCCTCGACGCACTGAAGACCGGGGCGGAACGTGGCGACCGTTCGCTCGACGACATCGACCGGCCCCAGTTAGTCGTCTGTTCGATGGACCATGACCAGGAGAAGGCCCTGGACAACGCCCGCGAACTCATCACGCAGTACCTCGGGCAACAGCCTCATATCATGAAGGCCAGCGGCGTCAGTCAGGACCTCATCGACGAGGTGGGCGAGACAATCGGTGGGTGGCCGGCCGACAAGGACGACATCGAGGAGGGGATGCACCTCATTCCGGACGACGTGGTGCACAAACTCACCGCCAGCGGCACGCCCGAACAGTGCCGAGAAAAAGTCCGGGAGTACGCGGAAACTGGCTGCCAGTGCCCGATTCTCTATCCGCTTGGCGAGGACCGGCGGTTGATGATCGACGAGTTCGCGGACGGCTACCTGTAG
- a CDS encoding ABC transporter permease yields the protein MVSFIAGLLDATVQAATVLLLAGMGELLSERAGVLNLGVEGMMLVGALGGFITTVVTGSHWLGFGVGILLGMVLALVHAFLCITLKSNQVISGVMLTLLGGGLTTFFGSGWVEESIDGFPQMTLPLVGQYLVDIPVIGEAFFRSTATDYLALGLLVVVWYFLHHSNLGLEMIAVGEDPEMADTMGVSVFRLRYLAVLIGGGFAGAAGAHLSLAFSQLWVPGMTAGRGWIAVALVIFAQWRPRRMLVGAYLFGLLDALRIRSQSISLTVGPDAPLAGVINPVVEFLMNPQIMGTYPYLATILVLAYAVIRTKSDQLAVPSALLQSYSRETD from the coding sequence ATGGTGAGCTTCATCGCCGGGCTGCTCGATGCCACCGTTCAGGCGGCGACCGTGCTCCTGCTGGCCGGGATGGGGGAACTCCTCAGCGAGCGGGCGGGCGTCCTCAACCTCGGCGTCGAGGGCATGATGCTCGTCGGCGCGCTCGGCGGGTTCATCACTACCGTCGTGACGGGGAGCCACTGGCTCGGATTCGGCGTCGGCATCCTCCTCGGGATGGTGCTTGCGCTGGTCCACGCGTTCCTCTGTATCACGCTGAAGTCGAACCAGGTCATCAGCGGCGTCATGCTGACGCTGCTGGGGGGCGGTCTGACGACGTTCTTCGGCTCTGGCTGGGTCGAGGAATCAATCGACGGCTTCCCACAAATGACGCTCCCGCTCGTCGGACAGTACCTCGTCGATATCCCGGTCATCGGTGAGGCCTTTTTCCGGAGCACGGCGACTGACTACCTCGCACTCGGCCTGCTGGTCGTGGTTTGGTACTTCCTGCACCATTCGAATCTCGGGCTGGAAATGATAGCCGTCGGCGAAGACCCCGAGATGGCGGACACGATGGGCGTGTCCGTGTTCAGACTGCGGTATCTCGCGGTACTCATCGGCGGCGGGTTCGCCGGCGCGGCTGGGGCACACCTCTCGCTGGCGTTCTCACAGCTCTGGGTGCCCGGCATGACCGCGGGCCGGGGCTGGATCGCCGTCGCGCTGGTTATCTTCGCACAGTGGCGGCCCCGCCGGATGCTCGTGGGAGCGTATCTGTTCGGCCTGCTCGACGCGCTCCGCATTCGCTCGCAGTCCATCTCGCTGACGGTGGGTCCTGACGCGCCGCTCGCCGGGGTCATCAACCCCGTCGTCGAGTTCCTCATGAACCCACAGATCATGGGGACGTACCCGTATCTGGCGACGATTCTCGTACTGGCGTACGCCGTCATCCGGACCAAGAGCGACCAGCTCGCGGTTCCCTCGGCGCTGTTGCAGTCCTACAGCCGCGAGACGGATTAA
- a CDS encoding ABC transporter permease, which translates to MNVAVNVDAREEIPAWLAYGTPVFTVLAALAVSAVALVVLDVNPVAAYATMFVDTLFTEFGLTETLTKAVPLILTGLAVYLPLKAGLFNIGAEGQLVAGALAGTWIGLNVSLPGLALVPLMFVAAAVAGGIWAGIPAYLRAKWDVNEIITSLLLTFVALEIQSYLLRGPMQGGTGNFPQSERFSEAATIPELVSGVHAGLLVAVCMVVVTYVLMTRTRLGFEITFVGSNDAAAQQAGMSKFYVYLLVFVVGGAFAAMGGISEIAGAQGRYRAGFEPGYGFTAIPIALLGRNSALKVLLAGLFFAVLFVGGSSMEVAFGVPAALVEIIQALVILFLITAEFFKSYRVGIDVKRGPAETPAQPQRGDD; encoded by the coding sequence ATGAATGTCGCAGTCAACGTCGACGCACGCGAGGAGATTCCCGCCTGGCTTGCCTACGGGACGCCCGTGTTCACCGTACTGGCCGCGCTGGCGGTGAGCGCCGTCGCGCTGGTCGTCCTCGATGTAAATCCCGTCGCGGCGTACGCGACGATGTTCGTCGACACGCTCTTTACCGAGTTCGGCCTCACCGAGACGCTGACGAAAGCGGTGCCGCTGATTCTCACGGGACTGGCGGTGTATCTCCCGCTGAAAGCGGGACTGTTCAACATCGGTGCCGAGGGACAGCTCGTCGCCGGTGCACTCGCCGGGACCTGGATCGGGCTGAACGTCTCGCTTCCGGGGCTCGCACTGGTCCCGCTGATGTTCGTCGCCGCAGCCGTGGCCGGCGGTATCTGGGCGGGCATCCCGGCGTACCTGCGTGCGAAGTGGGACGTCAACGAGATCATCACCTCGCTACTGCTGACGTTCGTCGCCCTCGAAATCCAGAGCTACTTGCTCCGGGGACCGATGCAGGGCGGGACCGGGAACTTCCCGCAGTCCGAGCGGTTCTCCGAGGCCGCGACGATTCCGGAACTGGTCAGCGGGGTCCACGCCGGCTTACTGGTCGCCGTCTGTATGGTCGTGGTGACCTACGTCCTGATGACGCGAACGCGACTCGGGTTCGAAATCACGTTCGTCGGCTCGAACGATGCGGCCGCACAGCAGGCGGGGATGAGCAAGTTCTACGTCTACCTCCTGGTGTTCGTCGTTGGCGGTGCGTTCGCGGCCATGGGCGGCATCAGTGAAATCGCCGGCGCACAGGGGCGATACCGCGCCGGGTTCGAACCCGGATACGGCTTCACCGCCATTCCGATCGCGTTGCTCGGCCGCAACAGCGCGCTCAAAGTGCTGCTCGCGGGGCTCTTCTTCGCCGTGCTGTTCGTCGGCGGGTCGAGCATGGAAGTGGCCTTTGGCGTGCCCGCGGCGCTGGTCGAGATCATCCAGGCGCTGGTAATCCTCTTCCTGATCACTGCGGAGTTCTTCAAGAGCTACCGTGTCGGTATCGACGTAAAACGCGGGCCAGCGGAGACGCCGGCCCAGCCACAGCGGGGTGACGACTGA
- a CDS encoding ABC transporter ATP-binding protein, producing the protein MSEHTTLRMEGILKEFPGVVANDHVNLSVERGEIHGLLGENGAGKSTLMKILYGLYSQDHGDIYLDGERLDLESPQDAIDAGIGMVHQHFMLIPRLTVAENVVLGEREPATAFRSDAEDSWLPAAVRNNSLVQSLAGQFSLGLDVPEQRIQDLADQYGFDIDVSAKIWELDVGQQQRVEILKALYRDVDLLILDEPTAVLTPTEAERLFDSLERLTDEGLSIIFITHKLTEVDAIVDRVTVLREGENVGTAEVSSVSRADLAEMMVGREVLFEIDRDAVDLGEPVLRARGVEATDNRDIEALSGIDLTVRQGEIVGIAGVSGNGQKELAEVLAGIRDVTAGELVVNGEDITGAKPKTFVDSGVSFVPEDRLQYGCAEDLSVMHNATMKDFRDGRFGDRPFLDYGELRKYAETLVEEFDVRGVSDVTETNAGDLSGGNLQKLILAREIYRDPDLLIANQPTRGVDVGAIEFIRETLLEQRKAGTGIILLSEDLDEIFDLSDRILVVYEGEFVYETTPAEADRERIGLEMTGGGGDDASETASSPPQSVATQESES; encoded by the coding sequence ATGTCCGAACACACCACGCTCAGGATGGAGGGGATTCTGAAGGAGTTCCCTGGGGTCGTCGCCAACGACCACGTCAACCTCTCCGTCGAGCGCGGGGAAATCCACGGCCTCCTCGGTGAAAACGGCGCGGGAAAAAGCACGCTGATGAAGATTCTGTACGGGCTCTACTCTCAGGACCACGGCGATATCTATCTCGACGGCGAGCGGCTCGACCTGGAGTCGCCACAGGACGCTATCGACGCCGGGATCGGGATGGTCCACCAGCACTTCATGCTGATACCACGCCTGACCGTCGCCGAGAACGTCGTGCTCGGTGAACGTGAACCGGCCACAGCGTTTCGCAGCGATGCCGAGGACAGCTGGCTCCCGGCGGCGGTCCGGAACAACAGTCTCGTCCAGTCGCTCGCCGGCCAGTTCTCGCTCGGTCTCGACGTCCCCGAGCAGCGGATTCAGGACCTGGCGGATCAGTACGGGTTCGACATCGACGTGAGCGCAAAGATCTGGGAACTCGATGTCGGCCAGCAACAGCGCGTCGAGATACTCAAGGCGCTGTACCGGGATGTCGACCTCCTGATTCTCGATGAACCCACAGCAGTCCTTACGCCGACCGAGGCCGAGCGGCTCTTCGACTCGCTCGAACGGCTGACTGACGAGGGACTCTCGATAATCTTCATTACGCACAAGCTCACCGAGGTCGACGCCATCGTCGACCGCGTAACGGTTCTCCGGGAGGGAGAAAACGTCGGCACCGCCGAGGTGTCGTCAGTCTCCCGGGCAGACCTCGCGGAGATGATGGTCGGCCGCGAAGTGCTGTTCGAAATCGACAGGGACGCTGTCGACCTCGGTGAGCCGGTTCTGCGCGCACGCGGGGTTGAGGCCACCGATAACCGAGATATCGAAGCTCTCTCCGGTATCGACCTGACGGTTCGGCAGGGCGAAATCGTCGGTATTGCGGGCGTAAGCGGTAACGGCCAGAAGGAACTGGCCGAGGTCCTGGCCGGCATCCGTGACGTGACAGCCGGCGAGTTAGTGGTCAACGGCGAGGACATCACTGGCGCGAAACCGAAGACGTTCGTCGACAGCGGCGTCTCGTTCGTCCCCGAGGACCGACTCCAGTACGGCTGTGCCGAGGACCTCTCGGTGATGCACAACGCCACGATGAAAGACTTCAGGGACGGCCGGTTCGGCGACCGGCCGTTTTTGGACTACGGGGAACTCCGGAAGTACGCCGAGACGCTGGTCGAGGAGTTCGATGTCCGCGGTGTCAGCGACGTCACCGAGACCAACGCCGGCGACCTCTCCGGTGGGAACCTCCAGAAGCTCATCCTGGCCAGGGAAATCTACCGCGACCCCGATCTGCTCATCGCGAACCAACCGACCCGTGGCGTCGACGTCGGGGCAATCGAGTTCATCAGGGAGACACTGCTCGAACAGCGCAAGGCGGGCACGGGTATTATCCTGCTCTCTGAAGACCTGGACGAGATTTTCGACTTGAGCGACAGAATTCTCGTCGTGTACGAGGGCGAGTTCGTCTACGAAACGACACCGGCCGAGGCCGACCGGGAACGGATCGGTCTGGAGATGACCGGCGGAGGTGGGGACGACGCCAGTGAGACGGCTTCGTCGCCGCCTCAGTCCGTGGCCACACAGGAGAGTGAGAGCTGA
- a CDS encoding BMP family ABC transporter substrate-binding protein produces MVDKKHTKSRRELLTALGAAGITGLAGCSGGDDGGDGEAATDTADGGAADGTTTGSDGGSGTDSVTAAWVYNSEVGDLGWSWAHNEGREAVTEEYDWLKTEYTEAVAPADSERVFEQYAQGDADIIFGCTFEYQDPMAAVAEQYPDTYFEHNTGYLTMENMGRYMGRIYQPRYLAGQAAGTVTETDTLGYVAAFPIPEVIRGINAYALGAASVNDSATLKVRWTNSWFDPPTESEAANALLDEDVDVMAQHQDSPAALRAASDAGIWATGYDAPMGDIAGENYLTSPIWHWEEFYGPTIESVRDGTWESDAYWEGIDSGICSLDDWGPDVPQEAKDTVSESRSAILNGERDVWADSAFEGESDEFLFQQMSSYVDTVEGEVPN; encoded by the coding sequence ATGGTTGACAAGAAACACACCAAATCGAGACGGGAACTACTGACAGCACTTGGGGCAGCAGGAATCACCGGACTCGCCGGTTGTAGCGGTGGTGATGACGGAGGCGATGGCGAAGCAGCCACCGACACCGCCGATGGCGGGGCTGCTGACGGGACCACAACCGGTAGTGACGGCGGGTCCGGAACGGATTCGGTCACGGCGGCCTGGGTGTACAACTCGGAGGTCGGGGACCTCGGCTGGTCCTGGGCCCACAACGAGGGACGGGAGGCGGTTACAGAAGAATACGACTGGCTGAAGACGGAGTACACCGAGGCTGTCGCCCCCGCTGATTCCGAGCGGGTGTTCGAACAGTACGCACAGGGTGACGCCGACATCATCTTCGGCTGTACGTTCGAGTACCAGGACCCGATGGCGGCCGTGGCGGAGCAGTACCCCGACACGTACTTCGAACACAACACCGGCTACCTGACGATGGAGAACATGGGCCGGTACATGGGCCGGATCTATCAGCCTCGATATCTCGCCGGACAGGCCGCCGGTACCGTCACGGAGACAGATACGCTGGGATACGTGGCGGCATTCCCGATTCCCGAGGTCATCCGTGGCATCAACGCCTACGCGCTCGGGGCTGCGTCAGTCAACGACAGCGCGACGCTGAAGGTCAGATGGACGAACTCCTGGTTCGACCCGCCAACCGAAAGCGAGGCGGCGAACGCCCTGCTGGACGAAGACGTCGACGTGATGGCCCAGCATCAGGACTCCCCCGCTGCACTCCGTGCGGCCTCCGATGCGGGTATCTGGGCGACCGGCTACGACGCTCCCATGGGCGATATCGCCGGCGAAAACTACCTCACGTCCCCGATCTGGCACTGGGAAGAGTTCTACGGCCCGACTATCGAGTCTGTCAGGGACGGCACCTGGGAGTCCGACGCGTACTGGGAGGGTATCGACTCGGGCATCTGTAGCCTGGACGACTGGGGACCGGACGTGCCCCAAGAAGCGAAAGACACCGTCTCGGAGTCGCGGTCGGCGATACTCAACGGCGAGCGAGACGTCTGGGCCGACTCGGCGTTCGAAGGCGAGAGCGACGAGTTCCTCTTCCAGCAGATGAGCAGTTACGTCGACACTGTCGAGGGGGAGGTCCCGAACTGA
- a CDS encoding BMP family ABC transporter substrate-binding protein, with protein sequence MVNTNRTISRREMLGAIGASGVTALAGCSGGDSGSDDGDSTDGTTTGSDEGSGSDSVTAAWVYISEVGDLGWSHAHDEGRKAVDEKYDWLETEYTEAVAPEDSERVFEQYAQGDADIVFGTTFGYQDPMFNIAEQYPDTYFEHATGYRTRENMGRYMGRIYQPRYLAGQAAGMVTENNTIGYVAAFPIPEVIRSINAMALGARSVNPDATFKIRWVNAWFDPQTSKQAANSLIDEGCDVISQEQDSPAPVRAANEADVWASGYNAPMGEFGGDNYLVSPVWNWEEVYDPTISAVRDGTWEADAFWGGMETNLPALDEWGPEVPQEVKDTVAETEEQIVNGELDVWAGSEFEGESDEFLFQEMNSFVDAVDADVPE encoded by the coding sequence ATGGTGAATACCAACCGAACGATATCGCGGCGGGAGATGCTGGGTGCCATCGGGGCGTCAGGGGTAACCGCGCTAGCCGGCTGTAGTGGTGGCGACAGCGGGAGCGACGACGGTGATTCGACTGATGGCACTACGACCGGTAGCGACGAAGGCTCCGGGTCAGACTCGGTGACTGCTGCCTGGGTGTACATCTCGGAGGTCGGCGACCTCGGCTGGTCCCATGCACACGACGAGGGGCGGAAGGCGGTCGACGAGAAATACGACTGGCTGGAAACCGAGTACACGGAGGCTGTCGCGCCTGAAGACTCGGAGCGCGTTTTCGAGCAGTACGCGCAGGGTGACGCCGACATCGTCTTCGGGACGACGTTTGGCTACCAGGACCCGATGTTCAACATTGCGGAACAGTACCCCGACACGTACTTCGAACACGCGACCGGCTATCGCACCCGGGAGAACATGGGACGGTACATGGGCCGGATTTACCAGCCCCGGTATCTGGCCGGTCAGGCAGCCGGAATGGTGACCGAGAACAACACTATCGGCTACGTCGCCGCCTTCCCGATCCCCGAAGTCATTCGCTCCATCAACGCGATGGCGCTCGGCGCGCGATCGGTGAACCCGGACGCGACATTCAAAATCCGGTGGGTCAACGCGTGGTTCGACCCCCAGACCTCAAAGCAGGCGGCCAACTCGCTTATCGATGAAGGGTGTGACGTCATCTCGCAAGAGCAGGACTCCCCTGCTCCGGTCAGGGCCGCAAACGAGGCGGACGTGTGGGCCTCCGGCTACAACGCGCCGATGGGCGAGTTCGGCGGCGACAACTACCTCGTCTCCCCGGTGTGGAACTGGGAAGAGGTGTACGACCCGACCATCTCCGCAGTCAGGGACGGAACCTGGGAAGCCGATGCCTTCTGGGGCGGCATGGAGACGAACCTCCCTGCACTCGACGAGTGGGGACCGGAGGTCCCACAGGAAGTCAAAGACACCGTCGCGGAAACGGAAGAGCAAATCGTCAACGGCGAACTCGACGTCTGGGCCGGCTCCGAGTTCGAGGGTGAGAGCGACGAATTCCTGTTCCAGGAGATGAACAGTTTCGTCGACGCCGTCGACGCCGACGTGCCGGAGTAA
- a CDS encoding N-acyl-D-amino-acid deacylase family protein — translation MTELSAASIAFRDARVLDGSGRPPFTASVRVADGRIDAISEAPLAADRVVDLDGSYLAPGFIDMHAHSELRLFENPGAREKLTQGITTEVLGQDGVSVAPVPPNLTDEWAERVKSLDGTLGETWPWHTVSGYLEALESAEPAVNCAYYAPHGNIRSMLAGFEDRPLGGEHVVAAGPVTGHRLDRPKSDHDTAPGELDAIRQELEVALEQGAFGMSKGMIYPPSSYARDDELVALADTLAKRDSFMISHVWNETDRVVESIDRYLDICRRGGCHAHVSHLKVGGQQNWGDSEAVLDLFDDAADRGQRVTFDQYPYTAGSTMLTALLPPWARQGDSEAIRHRLNSVAVRDRIAADISQPGDWENLAYAAGSWDNILVTRTGSGRHQGDTIEDIATEMGSEPVDAMCELLVSEELDVTMADFVMAEADIERFLADDRGTFCTDGIFGGKPHPRAIGAFSRILERYVRERDVLSPELMAYKAAGHPADILGLRDRGYVREGYVADLVAFDLDSVSANATYEDPFQFSDGMEYVLVGGEVAVRDGELTGARNGAVLRSYEEWGGATRPALDRAADD, via the coding sequence ATGACCGAGCTGAGTGCCGCGTCCATCGCGTTCAGAGACGCGCGGGTGCTGGACGGGAGCGGTCGCCCTCCGTTCACTGCGAGCGTGCGTGTCGCCGACGGTCGAATCGACGCTATCAGCGAAGCCCCGCTTGCGGCCGACCGCGTTGTCGACCTCGACGGGTCGTATCTCGCACCGGGGTTCATCGATATGCACGCACATTCGGAGCTGCGGCTTTTCGAGAATCCCGGTGCCAGGGAGAAACTGACGCAGGGTATCACGACGGAAGTCCTCGGACAGGACGGGGTCAGCGTCGCTCCGGTGCCGCCGAACCTCACCGACGAGTGGGCGGAACGGGTCAAATCACTCGACGGGACGCTCGGCGAAACGTGGCCCTGGCACACCGTTTCCGGCTATCTCGAGGCGCTTGAATCTGCCGAGCCCGCTGTCAACTGTGCGTACTACGCCCCACACGGCAACATCAGGTCGATGCTGGCCGGATTCGAGGACCGCCCGCTCGGCGGTGAACACGTTGTCGCCGCCGGGCCAGTCACCGGTCACCGGCTGGACAGACCGAAGTCAGACCACGACACAGCCCCCGGTGAGCTCGATGCGATTCGACAGGAACTCGAAGTGGCGCTGGAACAGGGCGCGTTCGGCATGTCCAAAGGGATGATATACCCCCCGAGTTCGTACGCCCGCGACGACGAACTGGTGGCGCTTGCGGATACCCTCGCCAAGCGTGACTCGTTTATGATCTCTCACGTCTGGAACGAGACGGATCGCGTGGTCGAATCTATCGACCGGTATCTGGATATCTGTCGCCGCGGCGGCTGTCACGCCCACGTCTCGCATCTCAAGGTCGGCGGCCAGCAGAACTGGGGGGATTCCGAGGCCGTGCTCGACCTGTTCGACGATGCCGCCGACCGGGGCCAGCGGGTCACCTTCGACCAGTACCCCTACACGGCCGGATCGACGATGCTCACCGCACTGTTGCCGCCATGGGCACGTCAGGGTGACTCGGAGGCCATCCGTCACCGTCTCAACTCCGTGGCAGTTCGGGACCGCATCGCCGCCGACATCTCCCAACCGGGCGACTGGGAGAACCTCGCGTACGCTGCCGGGTCGTGGGACAACATCCTCGTGACGCGGACGGGAAGCGGTCGCCACCAGGGTGACACCATCGAGGATATCGCTACCGAGATGGGCAGCGAGCCAGTCGACGCGATGTGTGAGCTCCTGGTTTCGGAGGAACTGGACGTGACGATGGCCGACTTCGTGATGGCCGAAGCGGACATCGAGCGGTTCCTCGCGGACGACCGCGGCACGTTCTGTACGGACGGTATCTTCGGCGGGAAGCCTCATCCCCGGGCCATCGGGGCCTTCAGTCGCATCCTCGAACGGTACGTCCGGGAGCGGGACGTGCTCTCGCCGGAACTGATGGCATACAAGGCCGCAGGACATCCGGCAGATATCCTGGGCCTCAGGGACCGCGGGTACGTCCGCGAGGGGTACGTCGCGGACCTCGTGGCCTTCGACCTCGACTCGGTGTCGGCGAACGCGACCTACGAGGACCCGTTTCAGTTCTCCGACGGGATGGAGTACGTCCTCGTCGGCGGCGAAGTCGCTGTCCGGGACGGCGAACTGACCGGCGCTCGGAACGGCGCAGTGCTTCGCTCCTACGAGGAGTGGGGCGGTGCGACCCGTCCGGCACTCGACCGTGCTGCTGATGACTAG
- a CDS encoding Zn-dependent hydrolase — MPSVSLDSERFRRRFDTFNKIGATERGGVNRPSLSDENKAARDTLVEWFREAGLEVRIDTMGNIFGRRAGTDSDAAPVLIGSHIDSQYNGGRYDGVVGVLGGLEVIEAFNDAGVTTERPLEVVAWSNEEGVRFQPDMLGSGVYCDIFDLDYAYEREDKESRRFGDELERIGYKGETPCEADDIHCYFEMHVEQGPFLEQQDIPVAAVEGVFGFSWLNVTFEGQANHAGPTPMDMRHDAFVATADVTRAVRRITATEGTDLVGTVGSVDVWPNAINVIPERVEFTLDFRSYDDAVVDAAVNQIREEVAHAAEREGLEYEIEEIMRVDADPFDQDCIDTVVEAAETVGCEYMRLVSGAGHDANYLNKITPTSMIFVPSVDGISHRESEFTEWDDIVTGTEVLLNAVQAKAAE, encoded by the coding sequence ATGCCATCGGTCAGTCTCGACAGCGAGCGGTTCAGACGGCGCTTCGATACGTTCAACAAGATCGGCGCGACAGAACGGGGCGGCGTGAACAGACCGAGCCTGTCCGACGAGAACAAGGCGGCCCGCGACACGCTCGTCGAGTGGTTCCGCGAGGCCGGGCTGGAAGTCCGTATCGACACGATGGGCAACATCTTCGGCCGGCGGGCGGGAACTGACAGCGACGCCGCGCCGGTCCTGATCGGGTCACACATCGACAGCCAGTACAACGGTGGGCGCTACGACGGCGTCGTGGGCGTCCTCGGTGGATTGGAAGTCATCGAGGCGTTCAACGACGCCGGCGTGACGACCGAACGTCCACTGGAGGTCGTTGCCTGGAGCAACGAGGAGGGCGTGCGCTTCCAGCCGGACATGCTCGGCAGCGGTGTCTACTGTGATATCTTCGACCTCGACTACGCGTACGAGCGCGAGGACAAGGAGAGCAGGCGGTTCGGCGATGAACTCGAACGCATCGGCTACAAGGGCGAAACACCCTGTGAAGCGGATGACATCCACTGCTACTTCGAGATGCACGTCGAGCAGGGGCCGTTTCTCGAGCAGCAGGACATCCCAGTCGCCGCTGTCGAAGGCGTGTTCGGCTTTTCATGGCTGAACGTCACTTTCGAGGGCCAAGCGAACCACGCCGGGCCGACACCGATGGATATGCGCCACGACGCGTTCGTGGCGACGGCGGACGTAACCCGCGCAGTCCGGCGGATCACGGCAACTGAGGGGACGGACCTCGTCGGCACGGTCGGCAGCGTCGACGTCTGGCCGAACGCCATCAACGTCATCCCCGAACGCGTAGAGTTCACGCTCGATTTCCGCTCGTACGACGATGCCGTGGTCGACGCGGCCGTCAACCAGATCAGGGAGGAAGTCGCCCACGCGGCCGAGCGCGAAGGGCTCGAATACGAGATCGAGGAGATAATGCGAGTCGACGCGGACCCGTTCGACCAGGACTGCATCGACACGGTCGTCGAGGCCGCCGAAACGGTCGGCTGTGAGTACATGCGACTGGTTAGCGGCGCGGGCCACGACGCGAACTACCTCAACAAGATAACCCCGACGAGCATGATTTTCGTCCCGAGCGTCGACGGGATCAGCCACCGCGAGAGCGAGTTCACCGAGTGGGACGACATCGTCACCGGGACAGAGGTACTGCTGAACGCCGTGCAGGCGAAGGCCGCCGAGTGA
- a CDS encoding (2Fe-2S)-binding protein encodes MDIELTINGERTRVEAGSAEDLATVLRQHGYIGVKCGCDGGACGASKVFVDGEVRMACGMAAADADGSEIQTVAALGTQDDLHPVQQAFVDNFAVQCGFCIPGMIIQAVALLDSNPDPTEREVREALDDNICRCTGYQKPVEAVLDAAERMQGEQSVAADGGRSVDGPPRRAESTGCCGGGCDE; translated from the coding sequence GTGGATATTGAACTCACAATCAACGGCGAGCGAACGAGAGTCGAAGCCGGGTCGGCGGAGGACCTGGCGACGGTTTTGAGACAACACGGCTACATCGGCGTGAAATGTGGCTGCGACGGCGGAGCCTGCGGCGCATCGAAGGTGTTCGTCGACGGCGAGGTGCGCATGGCCTGCGGAATGGCCGCGGCGGACGCCGACGGGAGTGAGATACAGACCGTCGCAGCGCTCGGAACACAGGACGACCTGCACCCGGTGCAGCAGGCGTTCGTCGACAACTTCGCCGTCCAGTGCGGGTTCTGTATCCCAGGGATGATAATTCAGGCGGTGGCACTGCTGGATTCGAACCCAGACCCAACCGAGCGGGAAGTCCGGGAGGCGCTGGACGACAACATCTGTCGCTGTACCGGCTATCAGAAGCCGGTCGAAGCCGTTCTGGACGCAGCAGAACGAATGCAGGGGGAGCAGTCGGTTGCCGCGGACGGCGGCCGGTCGGTCGATGGGCCCCCGCGCAGAGCCGAGTCGACCGGCTGCTGTGGAGGTGGCTGCGATGAGTGA